The DNA window GATAATCAAGGGTACCTTGCGACTAGCCGTAATGGCGAACAGCTATTTTTCGAGTTAGTCAGTTTATCTATTGGCGTCGTATCACCCGATGTTTACTGCTTTAGGTCTCATGTCGAAATATCTCATCAGGCCAGTGAAGCCAAGAAACAGGCTAAAAAAATTAAAGGTAATAGCCTATTTTATTGTCGACGACACCAACAAAGCAGCGCACTAATAATGGCAGAAAAAAGTGCATAAACTCACAGCTTTATCGAATAAATTTGGTTAACTCGGCCATCACTGACTGACGATAACAGTCAAGTTCAAAAAACAATTCATGGCGGGCCGCCTTGATGGTCACCAATGTAATTAAATCTGGCTGCATGTGAGCTGCAAAAGTATCTTGATCGCTATTTTTTACAATAGTGTCGTCACCAGCTTGCAACAATAAGGTCGCAATGGTGATTTTAGCCGCTTGCTCGACACACAAGTCCGCCGCTGTTATCGCTTCGGTTAACCACAAATTAGAAGGCGCGCCGAGCTGAATTTGCGGGAACCTGTCATAAACGGTGCGAAAATCTTGATAACGCAGCGGACACTGCGTTAGGTTATTACCAGCGAATGGCCGAACACTATAAGGCTGGCCTCCTAACACATAACTTGGTTGGTCACTTATTTTAGCCGCATAGAACTTAGCTAACTGGGTCACAAACCGTACTGCGGCAATCGGCATCGGCAGTTCAATGCCAAACATCGGACTGGCTAAGATTAACTGTTCGATTGAATGATCGCAGGTTTGCACATAACGTGCAGCAATAGCAGCGCCCATCGAATGACCTAATAAAATATGGCGAGTATGCCGCGCAGGCAAGACAACTTGGTTAATTAGCATATCCAAATCGGCAATATAGTGATTAAAGTCATCGAGGTGCCCCAGCTGAGCATCTTGTGCCAAGCGTTGTGACAACCCTTGCCCTCGATGATCATACAGATACACGCTATAGCCCAATTGATAAAGCTCGGTCGCTAGCTCACTATATTTTAAATAGCTTTCAATCCGGCCATTAGACACAATTACCGCCGGTGATGGTTGCGGCTGCAGCATCATTGCATAATTAATTCTGACATTGTTCGTGCCATTGAATTGATTTTGTTGTAAGTTTTCTAGCCAGCGATCAAGTTGAATCACAACGGGGTCTTTTCCTTTTCCATTTGCTACCTATAATGACAGACTATGCAAAATATT is part of the Gammaproteobacteria bacterium genome and encodes:
- a CDS encoding alpha/beta fold hydrolase produces the protein MIQLDRWLENLQQNQFNGTNNVRINYAMMLQPQPSPAVIVSNGRIESYLKYSELATELYQLGYSVYLYDHRGQGLSQRLAQDAQLGHLDDFNHYIADLDMLINQVVLPARHTRHILLGHSMGAAIAARYVQTCDHSIEQLILASPMFGIELPMPIAAVRFVTQLAKFYAAKISDQPSYVLGGQPYSVRPFAGNNLTQCPLRYQDFRTVYDRFPQIQLGAPSNLWLTEAITAADLCVEQAAKITIATLLLQAGDDTIVKNSDQDTFAAHMQPDLITLVTIKAARHELFFELDCYRQSVMAELTKFIR